The following proteins come from a genomic window of Herpetosiphonaceae bacterium:
- the cbiQ gene encoding cobalt ECF transporter T component CbiQ, translated as MTQQFLDRYIAGSSAIHGLDARVKLVLTVAIIVCAALMPIGAWLALLALTVLIWTAIVVSGVGLLTILRRSLLALPFLAVVVTLIFSVPGRPLFELPLGFATLTATDAGLLRFTTIIWKSWLSMQAALLLTATTHFLEVLRALQALRMPRIIVALLSFMYRYLFILVDEAQRLLRARECRSAALEGSGGGSLLWRAQVTGRLVGTLFLRAFERSERIYVAMLSRGYTGELHTLRAQAIGRRDLWFGVGGGVVLAIITAQAFLG; from the coding sequence ATGACACAGCAATTTCTCGATCGCTATATCGCCGGTTCGAGCGCGATCCACGGGCTGGATGCGCGGGTCAAGCTCGTGCTGACGGTCGCGATCATCGTCTGCGCCGCGCTGATGCCGATCGGCGCGTGGCTGGCGCTGCTGGCGCTGACCGTGCTGATCTGGACGGCGATCGTCGTCTCCGGCGTGGGGCTGCTCACCATTCTCCGGCGCTCGCTGCTGGCGCTGCCGTTCTTAGCCGTCGTCGTGACGCTGATCTTCAGCGTGCCGGGCCGCCCGCTCTTCGAGCTGCCGCTGGGCTTTGCCACGCTGACGGCGACGGATGCCGGTCTGCTGCGCTTCACGACGATCATCTGGAAATCCTGGCTGTCGATGCAGGCGGCGCTCTTGCTGACGGCGACGACGCATTTTCTGGAGGTGCTGCGGGCGCTGCAAGCGCTGCGCATGCCCAGGATCATCGTCGCGCTGCTGTCGTTCATGTATCGCTACCTATTCATTCTGGTGGACGAGGCGCAGCGGCTGCTGCGTGCCCGCGAGTGTCGCTCGGCGGCGCTTGAAGGATCGGGTGGCGGATCGCTGCTGTGGCGGGCACAGGTGACAGGCCGACTGGTGGGAACGCTGTTTTTGCGAGCCTTCGAGCGCTCGGAGCGGATCTACGTGGCGATGCTCTCACGCGGCTATACCGGCGAGCTGCACACGCTGCGCGCGCAGGCCATCGGTCGGCGCGATCTGTGGTTTGGGGTCGGCGGCGGTGTCGTGCTGGCGATTATCACGGCGCAAGCCTTTTTGGGATAG
- a CDS encoding energy-coupling factor ABC transporter permease, whose amino-acid sequence MLETLVRSLVLALHISDGLLSLPVSALFWLLTVASVGWAVRRTEQALDDRQVPLMGVMAACIFAAQMLNFPIVGGTSGHLLGGALAAIVLGPWAGVLVMTCVVALQALLFQDGGIVVMGANIFNMGVLTAMSGGAVFYILLRIIGRRAWGLVGSSFIAAWLTVVLSATMTSLQLIASSAYPASLVLPTMIGVHMLIGVGEGLITAAALSFLLATRPDILPAWIADEMRGTSRPLSTRKILGFGLGIAGIMALLSPFASSAPDGLEWALQTLGGGSSGLSAGSPVGLLPDYTIPGVGGGLSTILAGLVGVLIVVALGYGSALLIRRRRAETRATKSITTS is encoded by the coding sequence ATGCTGGAAACCCTGGTTCGATCGCTGGTGCTGGCGCTTCACATCTCCGATGGATTATTGTCGCTTCCGGTATCAGCGCTCTTCTGGCTGCTGACGGTCGCGTCCGTAGGCTGGGCGGTACGGCGCACCGAGCAAGCACTCGACGATCGCCAGGTGCCGCTGATGGGCGTGATGGCAGCATGTATCTTCGCGGCGCAGATGCTCAACTTTCCGATCGTCGGGGGCACATCCGGGCACCTGCTTGGCGGCGCGCTCGCAGCGATCGTGCTGGGGCCGTGGGCGGGCGTGCTGGTGATGACCTGTGTGGTCGCGCTGCAAGCGCTGCTCTTTCAGGACGGCGGCATCGTCGTGATGGGTGCGAATATCTTTAACATGGGCGTGCTCACCGCGATGAGCGGCGGCGCTGTGTTTTACATCCTGCTGCGGATCATCGGGCGCAGAGCATGGGGGCTGGTAGGCTCAAGCTTCATCGCGGCCTGGCTGACGGTCGTGCTCTCGGCCACGATGACCTCGCTGCAACTGATCGCTTCGAGCGCCTATCCCGCGTCGCTGGTCCTGCCGACGATGATTGGCGTGCATATGCTGATCGGCGTCGGCGAGGGATTGATCACGGCGGCGGCGCTCTCCTTCTTGCTGGCGACACGGCCAGACATCCTGCCAGCCTGGATCGCCGACGAGATGCGCGGCACGTCGCGGCCACTTTCGACGCGCAAGATCCTTGGCTTCGGCCTTGGCATCGCGGGGATCATGGCGCTGCTGTCGCCGTTCGCCTCGTCCGCGCCCGATGGCCTGGAGTGGGCGCTGCAAACCTTGGGCGGCGGTTCCAGCGGGCTGAGCGCCGGATCGCCGGTTGGCCTGCTGCCCGACTACACGATCCCTGGCGTCGGGGGCGGCCTCTCGACGATCCTGGCCGGGCTGGTCGGCGTGCTGATCGTCGTGGCGCTCGGCTACGGCAGCGCGCTGCTGATCCGGCGACGCCGAGCCGAGACGCGGGCCACCAAGTCGATCACGACTTCCTGA
- a CDS encoding Fur family transcriptional regulator: MNHSNDIQTLRKQGYRLTRQRMLILDVLRDSGQHLTADQIYAEVSRQHPEINLATVYRTLQWLHQVGLLRKIDVGKDRLEYEYATEADHHHLICKACGTEMQIDNHVIEKLQAHILEHYGFEADPDHVAIFGRCAQCRAALPE; encoded by the coding sequence ATGAATCATTCAAACGATATTCAAACGCTACGGAAACAAGGGTATCGGCTGACCCGTCAGCGGATGCTGATCCTCGACGTGCTGCGCGATAGCGGGCAACATCTGACCGCCGATCAGATCTACGCCGAGGTATCGCGGCAGCATCCTGAGATCAATCTGGCGACGGTCTATCGCACGCTGCAATGGCTGCATCAGGTCGGGCTGCTGCGCAAGATCGATGTCGGCAAAGACCGGCTTGAGTACGAGTACGCTACCGAGGCCGATCATCACCATCTGATCTGCAAGGCGTGCGGCACCGAGATGCAGATCGACAATCACGTGATCGAAAAGCTGCAAGCGCATATTTTGGAGCACTACGGCTTCGAGGCCGATCCCGACCATGTCGCAATCTTTGGGCGCTGCGCGCAGTGCCGGGCGGCGCTTCCCGAATAA